Proteins found in one Paralichthys olivaceus isolate ysfri-2021 chromosome 19, ASM2471397v2, whole genome shotgun sequence genomic segment:
- the LOC138405596 gene encoding EF-hand domain-containing protein 1-like isoform X2, whose amino-acid sequence MSWNNNSHRLPFLPGYTFQDITKTAFHRSQNLTFKNGFPQLRTPPVGIGQDPLLSEQVIQQEINKRTFKTPDMTHGSSYKSPRKQFVPAYVTLDKKVLRFNAYFKEDVQFSPDEVYRVSPVMIYYYLEDDSMCIYEPIVENSGLWQGKWLKRQRVPKNERGEHYEYKDLNLGIDLVVYVRKYHITNCDEFTMKFMESEGIILNDPEPMPVDPYINNRKMTLPCYTTPSEFDKKHRFLTMDGKKTAFHRSQNLTFKNGFLRPRIPPVGIGQDPLLSEQVIQQEINKQTFKTPDMTHGSSYKSLRKQFVPAYVTLDKKVLRFYAYFKEDVQFSRDEVYRVRPVIIYYYLEDDSMCIYEPIVENSGLWQGKRLKRQRVPKNERGEHYEYKDLNLGIDLVVYVRKYHITNCDEFTMKFMESEGIILNDPEPMPVDPYINNRKMTLPCYTTPSEFDKKHRFLTMDGKKTAFHRSQNLTFKNGFLRLRTPPVGIGQDPLLSEQVIQQEINKRTFKTPVVS is encoded by the exons ATGTCTTGGAACAATAACAGCCACAGATTACCGTTCTTACCTGGATACACCTTTCAAGATATCACG AAGACTGCCTTCCATCGATCACAGAATCTCACGTTCAAGAACGGCTTCCCTCAGCTCCGTACCCCCCCTGTTGGCATCGGGCAGGATCCTCTTCTGTCAGAGCAAGTGATCCAGCAGGAGATCAACAAGCGGACCTTCAAAACACCGGACATGACTCATGGCTCCTCATACAAGAGCCCGCGTAAACAATTCGTACCAGCTTACGTGACCTTAGACAAGAAG GTGCTGCGCTTCAATGCATACTTTAAGGAGGATGTCCAGTTTTCCCCTGACGAGGTGTACCGTGTGAGCCCTGTGATGATATACTACTACCTAGAGGATGACAGCATGTGCATCTATGAGCCCATAGTGGAGAACTCTGGGTTATGGCAGGGGAAATGGTTGAAACGACAGCGTGTGCCCAAGAATGAACGAGGAGAGCATTACGAGTATAAAGACCTTAACCTTGGCATAGACCTGGTGGTGTATGTGCGCAAGTACCACATCACAAATTGCGATGAGTTTACAATG AAATTCATGGAAAGTGAGGGCATTATTTTGAACGACCCTGAGCCGATGCCAGTTGATCCTTACATCAACAATCGCAAAATGACTCTGCCTTGCTACACCACACCCTCAGAATTTGACAAAAAACACCGGTTTCTCACTATGGACGGGAAG AAGACTGCCTTCCATCGATCACAGAATCTCACGTTCAAGAACGGCTTCCTTCGGCCCCGTATCCCCCCTGTTGGCATCGGGCAGGATCCTCTTCTGTCAGAGCAAGTGATCCAGCAGGAGATCAACAAGCAGACCTTCAAAACACCGGACATGACTCATGGCTCCTCATACAAGAGCCTGCGTAAACAATTCGTACCAGCTTACGTGACCTTAGACAAGAAG GTGCTGCGCTTCTATGCATACTTTAAGGAGGATGTCCAGTTTTCCCGTGACGAGGTGTACCGTGTGCGCCCTGTGATTATATACTACTACCTAGAGGATGACAGCATGTGCATCTATGAGCCCATAGTGGAGAACTCTGGGTTATGGCAGGGGAAACGGTTGAAACGACAGCGTGTGCCCAAGAATGAACGAGGAGAGCATTACGAGTATAAAGACCTTAACCTTGGCATAGACCTGGTGGTGTATGTGCGCAAGTACCACATCACAAATTGCGATGAGTTTACAATG AAATTCATGGAAAGTGAGGGCATTATTTTGAACGACCCTGAGCCGATGCCAGTTGATCCTTACATCAACAATCGCAAAATGACTCTGCCTTGCTACACCACACCCTCAGAATTTGACAAAAAACACCGGTTTCTCACTATGGACGGGAAG AAGACTGCCTTCCATCGATCACAGAATCTCACGTTCAAGAACGGCTTCCTTCGGCTCCGTACCCCCCCTGTTGGCATCGGGCAGGATCCTCTTCTGTCAGAGCAAGTGATCCAGCAGGAGATCAACAAGCGGACCTTCAAAACACCTGTGGTGTCTTAA
- the tmem214 gene encoding transmembrane protein 214 isoform X2, translating into MSETLYDSFEKMGKKQNKEQVPPAAEPQNKKPSSSKAPKKSHSSNTVAPTMHKNMEEAFKALDVGDLKQQLDHSQTLFPDNPSVWLKDLAGYLNLNLTVPETEPTLSIYAHDYPYCLTGKELRSVIKGLIGRCSDILPGFFDHCVYSMLRELDRQSGEPLHGYRVCIQAILQDKPRIATQNLPEYLELLRSVQNRPVKCLTLMWALGQAGFYDLSQGLRVWLGIMLPVLGVKSLSAYAISYLDRLLLLHSNLTKGFGIMGPKEFFPLLDFAFMPKNALSSSLQEQLRRLYPRLKVLAFGAKPESTLHTYLPSFLSRATSHCPDDMKRELLSSMTECLCVDVQSLGVWRQLYTKHLPQSSLLLNHLLKSWKVLPPKLRMNLEETIQSFRVTNEEMKDTVESQELQECNNLCQNLQVKMRGRGFPWFKLLMVLFMFIAVFIAHDVRSHGSFTDSTTASYLQNSGVTAVSQQAWSKITVYSKQGFSWIETNTPYYYSESVRVLGPLMEQALEKSKAAAIFISENTTQFILWVREKTPQVIEWVNTNTPDSVFKLLAYLRELLLLLHQNYILPALAFINELLQRAWTNLQESCNGEVSVSCLQGHAVSFTNSTWQLVQHTTSAIKTWALELLTRD; encoded by the exons ATGTCAGAGACTCTGTACGACAGCTTCGAGAAGATGGGCAAGAAACAGAACAAGGAGCAGGTTCCCCCGGCAGCCGAGCCTCAAAACAAGAAGCCGTCATCAAGTAAAGCGCCCAAGAAATCACACTCCAGCAATACAGTCGCCCCCACAATGCACAAGAACATGGAAGAAGCCTTCAAAGCC CTGGATGTTGGGGACCTGAAGCAGCAGTTGGATCACAGTCAGACTCTGTTCCCCGACAATCCTTCAGTCTGGCTCAAAGACCTGGCAGGGTACCTCAACCTCAATCTGACTGTGCCAGAGACCGAGCCCACACTCAGCATCTATGCTCACG ACTACCCATACTGCCTTACAGGGAAAGAGCTGAGGAGTGTGATTAAAGGCCTCATCGGACGTTGCAGTGACATTCTGCCAGGTTTCTTCGACCACTGTGTTTACAGCATGCTCAGGGAGCTGGACAGACAGTCAG GAGAACCACTTCATGGCTACAGAGTTTGCATCCAGGCGATCCTACAAGACAAACCCAGAATAGCCACGCAAAATCTGCCagag taTTTGGAGTTACTGCGGTCGGTTCAGAATCGCCCAGTGAAGTGTTTGACTCTCATGTGGGCTCTGGGACAAGCAGGATTTTATGACCTCAGCCAGGGACTAAGAG tgtggcTCGGCATCATGCTCCCTGTGCTCGGAGTGAAATCCTTGTCCGCTTATGCCATTTCATATCTGGACCGACTTCTCCT acTTCATTCAAACCTGACAAAGGGATTTGGCATCATGGGACCTAAAGAGTTCTTTCCTTTACTGGATTTCGCCTTCATGCCCAAGAATGCCCTGTCATCAAG tctgcaggagcagctgaggCGTCTGTATCCTCGACTCAAAGTTCTCGCATTCGGAGCCAAACCAGAGAGCACGCTACACACGTACCTGCCGTCCTTTCTGTCCAGAGCCACGTCACACTGTCCTGATGACATGAAGAgagag CTGCTCAGCAGTATGACAGAGTGTTTGTGCGTGGACGTACAAAGTCTTGGAGTGTGGAGGCAGCTCTATACCAAACACTTACCCCAGTCCAG tcTGCTGCTGAATCATTTATTGAAGTCCTGGAAAGTCCTGCCACCAAAA CTACGGATGAACCTTGAAGAAACAATCCAGTCGTTCAGAGTGACCAATGAGGAGATGAAAGACACCGTTGAATCTCAGGAGCTTCAAGAGTGCAATAACCTGTGTCAG AATCTGCAGGTGAAGATGCGTGGTCGAGGGTTCCCCTGGTTTAAACTGCTCATGGTTCTGTTCATGTTCATTGCCGTCTTCATCGCACACGACGTCAGATCTCACGGCTCCTTCACAG attCCACCACAGCGAGCTATCTGCAAAATTCAGGGGTCACGGCCGTATCTCAGCAGGCCTGGAGCAAAATAACAGTCTATTCAAAACAGGGCTTCAG CTGGATAGAGACAAACACCCCTTATTATTACTCTGAGAGTGTGCGGGTCCTGGGGCCACTAATGGAACAGGCCTTGGAGAAGTCAAAAGCAGCAGCCATCTTCATCTCTGAAAACACCACACAGTTTATCCTCTGGGTCAGAGAGAAGACACCGCAGGTCATAGAATGG GTCAACACCAACACTCCTGACAGTGTGTTCAAGTTGTTAGCGTATCTGAGggagctgcttctcctcctccatcagaaCTACATCCTGCCAGCTCTGGCTTTTATCAATGAGCTGCTACAACGAGCCTGGACCAACCTACAGGAGTCCTGCAA CGGTGAGGTGTCTGTGTCGTGTCTGCAGGGCCACGCCGTGTCCTTCACCAATTCAACGTGGCAGCTGGTCCAACACACGACTTCAGCCATCAAGACGTGGGCTCTGGAGCTGCTGACGAGAGATTAA
- the LOC138405667 gene encoding EF-hand domain-containing protein 1-like, which translates to MSWNNNSHRLPSLPGYTFQDITKTAFHRSQNLTFKNGFLRLRTPPVGIGQDPLLSEQVIQQEINKQTYDTPDMTHGSSYKSPLKQFEPAYVTLDKKVLRFYAYFKEDVQFSPDEVYRVRPVIIYYYLEDDSMCIYEPIVENSGLWQGKRLKRQRVPKNERGEHYEYKDLNLGIDLVVYVRKYHITNCDEFTMKFMESEGIILNDPEPMPVDPYINNRKMTLPCHTTPSEFDKKHQFLTMDGKVLCFFALWDDADRLQKDTRSVTIHYYLADDTVEIREIHGPNSGRDPFPVVMRRLKLHKKLKPRMLQSRETGKCNTEIATTQFSKDEVEEYYSPKDFQVGHTVKLLGRPFLLYDCDDFTRKYYQTNHPDMDMKPIEIQKKVKVEWKREVPPYNGFGSPEDSLQNCLALIPKRPKKNVKKMLENNNKVLCYSATLDSQNPTDEGQPFILSYFLSDDTISIFEHPTPNSGIISGMSLKKTRILKPGSTVDNPDFYSPADFAIGATVDVFGRRFVLTNADQYVLTYLESISSQIPSQTLDSLRQKLGEGAANNQPGDEVEEPSE; encoded by the exons ATGTCTTGGAACAATAACAGCCACAGATTACCGTCCTTACCTGGATACACCTTTCAAGATATCACG AAGACTGCCTTCCATCGATCACAGAATCTCACGTTCAAGAACGGCTTCCTTCGGCTCCGTACCCCCCCTGTTGGCATCGGGCAGGATCCTCTTCTGTCAGAGCAAGTGATCCAGCAGGAGATCAACAAGCAGAC atacgacacaCCGGACATGACTCATGGCTCCTCATACAAGAGCCCGCTTAAACAATTCGAACCAGCTTACGTGACCTTAGACAAGAAG GTGCTGCGCTTCTATGCATACTTTAAGGAGGATGTCCAGTTTTCCCCTGACGAGGTGTACCGTGTGCGCCCTGTGATTATATACTACTACCTAGAGGATGACAGCATGTGCATCTATGAGCCCATAGTGGAGAACTCTGGGTTATGGCAGGGGAAACGGTTGAAACGACAGCGTGTGCCCAAGAATGAACGAGGAGAGCATTACGAGTATAAAGACCTTAACCTTGGCATAGACCTGGTGGTGTATGTGCGCAAGTACCACATCACAAATTGCGATGAGTTTACAATG AAATTCATGGAAAGTGAGGGCATTATTTTGAACGACCCTGAGCCGATGCCAGTTGATCCTTACATCAACAATCGCAAAATGACTCTGCCTTGCCACACCACACCCTCAGAATTTGACAAAAAACACCAGTTTCTCACTATGGACGGGAAG GTGCTGTGTTTCTTCGCTCTGTGGGATGACGCTGATCGTCTGCAGAAGGACACCAGATCCGTTACCATCCACTATTACCTTGCAGACGACACAGTGGAGATCAGAGAGATCCATGGACCCAATAGTGGTCGTGATCCCTTCCCTGTTGTGATGCGCCGACTCAAGCTGCACAAGAAACTCAAACCACGTATGTTGCAAAGTCGAGAGACTGGAAAATGCAAT acagaaattgccaccacacaGTTCTCAAAGGATGAGGTGGAGGAGTACTACTCACCCAAAGACTTCCAGGTGGGTCACACAGTGAAGCTGCTGGGTCGTCCCTTCTTGCTGTATGACTGTGATGACTTCACCCGAAAGTATTACCAAACCAACCACCCTGACATGGATATGAAACCCATTGAAATACAAAAGAAGGTTAAAGTGGAATGGAAGAGG GAGGTTCCTCCCTACAATGGTTTTGGTTCACCTGAAGATTCTCTCCAGAATTGTTTGGCTCTGATTCCCAAGCGTCCAAAAAAGAATGTGAAGAAGATGCTGGAGAACAATAACAAAGTGTTGTGCTACAGTGCCACACTG GACTCACAGAATCCCACCGACGAAGGCCAACCATTTATTCTGTCTTACTTCCTGTCCGACGACACGATCAGTATTTTTGAGCACCCCACTCCCAACTCAGGTATCATCAGTGGCATGTCCCTGAAAAAGACACGCATCCTCAAGCCGGGCTCTACTGTGGATAATCCTGACTTCTACTCACCTGCAGACTTTGCTATTGGAGCCACTGTGGATG TTTTCGGCCGTCGCTTTGTGCTGACCAATGCTGACCAATACGTCCTTACATACCTGGAGTCCATATCAAGCCAGATCCCTTCTCAGACGCTGGACTCTTTGCGTCAGAAGCTGGGTGAAGGGGCAGCGAATAACCAGCCAG gtgATGAAGTAGAGGAGCCATCTGAGTGA
- the LOC138405596 gene encoding EF-hand domain-containing protein 1-like isoform X1, whose product MSWNNNSHRLPFLPGYTFQDITKTAFHRSQNLTFKNGFPQLRTPPVGIGQDPLLSEQVIQQEINKRTFKTPDMTHGSSYKSPRKQFVPAYVTLDKKVLRFNAYFKEDVQFSPDEVYRVSPVMIYYYLEDDSMCIYEPIVENSGLWQGKWLKRQRVPKNERGEHYEYKDLNLGIDLVVYVRKYHITNCDEFTMKFMESEGIILNDPEPMPVDPYINNRKMTLPCYTTPSEFDKKHRFLTMDGKDLKNLTHVLLNDHSLQKTAFHRSQNLTFKNGFLRPRIPPVGIGQDPLLSEQVIQQEINKQTFKTPDMTHGSSYKSLRKQFVPAYVTLDKKVLRFYAYFKEDVQFSRDEVYRVRPVIIYYYLEDDSMCIYEPIVENSGLWQGKRLKRQRVPKNERGEHYEYKDLNLGIDLVVYVRKYHITNCDEFTMKFMESEGIILNDPEPMPVDPYINNRKMTLPCYTTPSEFDKKHRFLTMDGKKTAFHRSQNLTFKNGFLRLRTPPVGIGQDPLLSEQVIQQEINKRTFKTPVVS is encoded by the exons ATGTCTTGGAACAATAACAGCCACAGATTACCGTTCTTACCTGGATACACCTTTCAAGATATCACG AAGACTGCCTTCCATCGATCACAGAATCTCACGTTCAAGAACGGCTTCCCTCAGCTCCGTACCCCCCCTGTTGGCATCGGGCAGGATCCTCTTCTGTCAGAGCAAGTGATCCAGCAGGAGATCAACAAGCGGACCTTCAAAACACCGGACATGACTCATGGCTCCTCATACAAGAGCCCGCGTAAACAATTCGTACCAGCTTACGTGACCTTAGACAAGAAG GTGCTGCGCTTCAATGCATACTTTAAGGAGGATGTCCAGTTTTCCCCTGACGAGGTGTACCGTGTGAGCCCTGTGATGATATACTACTACCTAGAGGATGACAGCATGTGCATCTATGAGCCCATAGTGGAGAACTCTGGGTTATGGCAGGGGAAATGGTTGAAACGACAGCGTGTGCCCAAGAATGAACGAGGAGAGCATTACGAGTATAAAGACCTTAACCTTGGCATAGACCTGGTGGTGTATGTGCGCAAGTACCACATCACAAATTGCGATGAGTTTACAATG AAATTCATGGAAAGTGAGGGCATTATTTTGAACGACCCTGAGCCGATGCCAGTTGATCCTTACATCAACAATCGCAAAATGACTCTGCCTTGCTACACCACACCCTCAGAATTTGACAAAAAACACCGGTTTCTCACTATGGACGGGAAG gatttaaaaaatctaacgCATGTACTTCTTAATGATCATTCTCTGCAGAAGACTGCCTTCCATCGATCACAGAATCTCACGTTCAAGAACGGCTTCCTTCGGCCCCGTATCCCCCCTGTTGGCATCGGGCAGGATCCTCTTCTGTCAGAGCAAGTGATCCAGCAGGAGATCAACAAGCAGACCTTCAAAACACCGGACATGACTCATGGCTCCTCATACAAGAGCCTGCGTAAACAATTCGTACCAGCTTACGTGACCTTAGACAAGAAG GTGCTGCGCTTCTATGCATACTTTAAGGAGGATGTCCAGTTTTCCCGTGACGAGGTGTACCGTGTGCGCCCTGTGATTATATACTACTACCTAGAGGATGACAGCATGTGCATCTATGAGCCCATAGTGGAGAACTCTGGGTTATGGCAGGGGAAACGGTTGAAACGACAGCGTGTGCCCAAGAATGAACGAGGAGAGCATTACGAGTATAAAGACCTTAACCTTGGCATAGACCTGGTGGTGTATGTGCGCAAGTACCACATCACAAATTGCGATGAGTTTACAATG AAATTCATGGAAAGTGAGGGCATTATTTTGAACGACCCTGAGCCGATGCCAGTTGATCCTTACATCAACAATCGCAAAATGACTCTGCCTTGCTACACCACACCCTCAGAATTTGACAAAAAACACCGGTTTCTCACTATGGACGGGAAG AAGACTGCCTTCCATCGATCACAGAATCTCACGTTCAAGAACGGCTTCCTTCGGCTCCGTACCCCCCCTGTTGGCATCGGGCAGGATCCTCTTCTGTCAGAGCAAGTGATCCAGCAGGAGATCAACAAGCGGACCTTCAAAACACCTGTGGTGTCTTAA
- the tmem214 gene encoding transmembrane protein 214 isoform X1 codes for MASNSGSAGRWEVVKKGKKSSSSSSSGKSPTEKKSGGGGSRKALGESNQPSRPPLKMSETLYDSFEKMGKKQNKEQVPPAAEPQNKKPSSSKAPKKSHSSNTVAPTMHKNMEEAFKALDVGDLKQQLDHSQTLFPDNPSVWLKDLAGYLNLNLTVPETEPTLSIYAHDYPYCLTGKELRSVIKGLIGRCSDILPGFFDHCVYSMLRELDRQSGEPLHGYRVCIQAILQDKPRIATQNLPEYLELLRSVQNRPVKCLTLMWALGQAGFYDLSQGLRVWLGIMLPVLGVKSLSAYAISYLDRLLLLHSNLTKGFGIMGPKEFFPLLDFAFMPKNALSSSLQEQLRRLYPRLKVLAFGAKPESTLHTYLPSFLSRATSHCPDDMKRELLSSMTECLCVDVQSLGVWRQLYTKHLPQSSLLLNHLLKSWKVLPPKLRMNLEETIQSFRVTNEEMKDTVESQELQECNNLCQNLQVKMRGRGFPWFKLLMVLFMFIAVFIAHDVRSHGSFTDSTTASYLQNSGVTAVSQQAWSKITVYSKQGFSWIETNTPYYYSESVRVLGPLMEQALEKSKAAAIFISENTTQFILWVREKTPQVIEWVNTNTPDSVFKLLAYLRELLLLLHQNYILPALAFINELLQRAWTNLQESCNGEVSVSCLQGHAVSFTNSTWQLVQHTTSAIKTWALELLTRD; via the exons ATGGCGTCTAACAGCGGCTCAGCCGGCAGATGGGAGGTCGTGAAGAAGGggaagaagagcagcagcagcagcagctccgggAAGAGCCCGACCGAGAAGAagagcggcggcggcggcagcaggaAAGCCCTGGGCGAGTCCAACCAGCCCTCCAGAC CTCCTTTGAAGATGTCAGAGACTCTGTACGACAGCTTCGAGAAGATGGGCAAGAAACAGAACAAGGAGCAGGTTCCCCCGGCAGCCGAGCCTCAAAACAAGAAGCCGTCATCAAGTAAAGCGCCCAAGAAATCACACTCCAGCAATACAGTCGCCCCCACAATGCACAAGAACATGGAAGAAGCCTTCAAAGCC CTGGATGTTGGGGACCTGAAGCAGCAGTTGGATCACAGTCAGACTCTGTTCCCCGACAATCCTTCAGTCTGGCTCAAAGACCTGGCAGGGTACCTCAACCTCAATCTGACTGTGCCAGAGACCGAGCCCACACTCAGCATCTATGCTCACG ACTACCCATACTGCCTTACAGGGAAAGAGCTGAGGAGTGTGATTAAAGGCCTCATCGGACGTTGCAGTGACATTCTGCCAGGTTTCTTCGACCACTGTGTTTACAGCATGCTCAGGGAGCTGGACAGACAGTCAG GAGAACCACTTCATGGCTACAGAGTTTGCATCCAGGCGATCCTACAAGACAAACCCAGAATAGCCACGCAAAATCTGCCagag taTTTGGAGTTACTGCGGTCGGTTCAGAATCGCCCAGTGAAGTGTTTGACTCTCATGTGGGCTCTGGGACAAGCAGGATTTTATGACCTCAGCCAGGGACTAAGAG tgtggcTCGGCATCATGCTCCCTGTGCTCGGAGTGAAATCCTTGTCCGCTTATGCCATTTCATATCTGGACCGACTTCTCCT acTTCATTCAAACCTGACAAAGGGATTTGGCATCATGGGACCTAAAGAGTTCTTTCCTTTACTGGATTTCGCCTTCATGCCCAAGAATGCCCTGTCATCAAG tctgcaggagcagctgaggCGTCTGTATCCTCGACTCAAAGTTCTCGCATTCGGAGCCAAACCAGAGAGCACGCTACACACGTACCTGCCGTCCTTTCTGTCCAGAGCCACGTCACACTGTCCTGATGACATGAAGAgagag CTGCTCAGCAGTATGACAGAGTGTTTGTGCGTGGACGTACAAAGTCTTGGAGTGTGGAGGCAGCTCTATACCAAACACTTACCCCAGTCCAG tcTGCTGCTGAATCATTTATTGAAGTCCTGGAAAGTCCTGCCACCAAAA CTACGGATGAACCTTGAAGAAACAATCCAGTCGTTCAGAGTGACCAATGAGGAGATGAAAGACACCGTTGAATCTCAGGAGCTTCAAGAGTGCAATAACCTGTGTCAG AATCTGCAGGTGAAGATGCGTGGTCGAGGGTTCCCCTGGTTTAAACTGCTCATGGTTCTGTTCATGTTCATTGCCGTCTTCATCGCACACGACGTCAGATCTCACGGCTCCTTCACAG attCCACCACAGCGAGCTATCTGCAAAATTCAGGGGTCACGGCCGTATCTCAGCAGGCCTGGAGCAAAATAACAGTCTATTCAAAACAGGGCTTCAG CTGGATAGAGACAAACACCCCTTATTATTACTCTGAGAGTGTGCGGGTCCTGGGGCCACTAATGGAACAGGCCTTGGAGAAGTCAAAAGCAGCAGCCATCTTCATCTCTGAAAACACCACACAGTTTATCCTCTGGGTCAGAGAGAAGACACCGCAGGTCATAGAATGG GTCAACACCAACACTCCTGACAGTGTGTTCAAGTTGTTAGCGTATCTGAGggagctgcttctcctcctccatcagaaCTACATCCTGCCAGCTCTGGCTTTTATCAATGAGCTGCTACAACGAGCCTGGACCAACCTACAGGAGTCCTGCAA CGGTGAGGTGTCTGTGTCGTGTCTGCAGGGCCACGCCGTGTCCTTCACCAATTCAACGTGGCAGCTGGTCCAACACACGACTTCAGCCATCAAGACGTGGGCTCTGGAGCTGCTGACGAGAGATTAA